The following coding sequences lie in one Caloenas nicobarica isolate bCalNic1 chromosome 13, bCalNic1.hap1, whole genome shotgun sequence genomic window:
- the IL17B gene encoding interleukin-17B: MDRAPNLLLLCIFTFAMVLVPEAKDQSKAAKGRRRGLARPPTAAPALSWALDDPFTTMADYERSIQDMVHQLRNSSEPGDTKCQVNLRLWRSNRRSLSPWAYSINHDATRIPADIPEARCLCTGCINPFTMQEDRTMASIPIYSRLPVRRLLCQVPGEVGHKPSGKKKCQKKYQMVMETVAVGCTCIF; encoded by the exons ATGGACCGGGCTCCAAACCTG ctgctcctctgcatcTTCACCTTTGCCATGGTGCTGGTCCCTGAAGCGAAGGACCAAAGCAAGGCAGcgaagggcaggagaaggggTCTGGCGCGGCCCCCCACGGCTGCCCCTGCCCTCAGCTGGGCCCTGGACGACCCCTTCACCACCATGGCAGACTACGAGCGCAGCATCCAGGACATGGTGCACCAGCTGAGGAACAGCTCTGAGCCGGGTGACACCAAGTGCCAGGTCAACTTGAGGCTCTGGAGGTCCAACCGGAGGAGCCTGTCCCCCTGGGCCTACAG caTAAACCATGATGCAACGCGAATCCCGGCTGACATTCCTGAGGCTCGATGCCTCTGCACTGGCTGCATCAACCCCTTCACGATGCAGGAGGACCGCACCATGGCCAGCATTCCCATCTACAGCCGGCTGCCTGTCCGCCGGCTGCTCTGCCAGGTGCCAGGCGAGGTGGGGCACAAGCCCTCTGGGAAGAAGAAGTGTCAGAAGAAGTACCAGATGGTCATGGAGACCGTCGCTGTGGGCTGCACCTGCATCTTCTGA
- the PCYOX1L gene encoding prenylcysteine oxidase-like, whose amino-acid sequence MAAPPAALLLPALALLAAPAAARAPPRSIAVVGAGLGGSAVTYFLQQHFGPQVQLDVYEPAGVGGRLATVTVNKQQYESRGASIHALSLHMQDFVKILGLKHRREVPGKSAIFSGEHFVLEETDWYLLNLFRLWWHYGISFLRLQMWVEEVMEKFMRIYKYQAHGYAFSSLEELLRSLGGDAFVNMTQRSVAESLLEVGVTQRFVDDVIAAVLRSSYGQSVLVPAFAGAMSLVGAQGSTWAVDGGNKLVCSGLLKLTKANVIPARVTGVSLHSSEGRPLYQVHYEGSEGQGSAFYDMVVVTTPLHPSRSNFTFENFEPPIADFPGAFQPSVTSVVHGYLNSSYFGFPDPKLFPFASILTTDTPDLFFNAMDNICPVNISAAFRRKQPQEAAVWRVLSQQPLDKRQLKTLFRSYYSVQVTEWQTYPRYDAAKSLPPIVLHENLFYLSGVEWVASSMEMIAVAAKNVALLAYNRWHQDLEKIDQKDLMHKVKTEL is encoded by the exons atggccgcgccgcccgccgcgctgCTCCTGCCGGCCCTCGCCCTGCTGGCCGCCCCCGCGGctgcccgcgccccgccgcgcaGCATCG CTGTGGTGGGCGCCGGGCTGGGCGGCTCGGCCGTCACCTACTTCTTGCAGCAGCACTTCGGGCCGCAGGTGCAGCTGGACGTGTACGAGCCGGCGGGCGTGGGGGGGCGGCTGGCCACCGTCACTGTCAACAAGCAGCAGTATGAAAGCAGGGGAGCCTCCATCCACGCCCTCAGCCTCCACATGCAGGACTTCGTCAAGATTCTGG GCCTCAAGCACCGGCGCGAGGTGCCGGGGAAGAGTGCCATCTTCAGCGGGGAGCACTTCGTCCTGGAGGAGACTGACTGGTACCTGCTCAACCTCTTCCGGCTCTGGTGGCATTATGGCATCAGCTTTCTGCGCCTGCAGATGTGGgtggaggaggtgatggagaagtTCATGAG GATCTACAAGTACCAAGCGCACGGTTATGCGTTCTccagcctggaggagctgctgcgcTCGCTGGGGGGTGACGCCTTCGTCAACATGACGCAGCGCTCGGTGGCCGAGTCCTTGCTGGAGGTGGGTGTCACACAGCGCTTCGTGGACGATGTCATCGCGGCCGTCCTGCGCTCCAGCTACGGGCAGTCGGTGCTGGTGCCCGCCTTCGCAG gaGCCATGTCACTGGTGGGGGCCCAAGGCAGCACCTGGGCGGTGGACGGAGGCAACAAGCTGGTGTGTTCGGGTCTGCTGAAGCTGACCAAAGCCAATGTCATCCCGGCCAGGGTGACAGGTGTCTCTCTGCACAGCTCGG AGGGGAGACCCCTGTACCAGGTGCACTACGAGGGCAGTGAGGGCCAGGGCTCGGCTTTCTACGACATGGTGGTGGTGACAACTCCTCTGCACCCCAGCAGGAGCAACTTCACCTTTGAGAACTTCGAGCCACCCATCGCTGACTTCCCCGGAGCCTTCCAGCCCTCTGTCACCTCCGTGGTGCACGGCTACCTCAACTCCTCCTACTTCGGCTTCCCCGACCCCAAGCTCTTCCCCTTCGCCAGCATCCTCACCACCGACACCCCTGACCTCTTCTTCAATGCCATGGACAACATCTGTCCTGTCAATATCTCGGCAGCTTTCCGTCGCAAGCAGCCTCAGGAGGCCGCGGTGTGGCGTGTCCTCTCCCAGCAGCCGCTGGACAAGCGGCAGCTGAAAACCCTCTTCAGGTCTTACTACTCGGTGCAGGTGACGGAGTGGCAGACGTATCCCCGCTACGATGCCGCCAAGTCCCTCCCGCCCATCGTGCTCCACGAAAACCTCTTCTACCTCAGTGGTGTGGAGTGGGTGGCCAGCTCCATGGAGATGATAGCGGTGGCAGCCAAAAATGTGGCCCTGCTGGCTTACAACCGCTGGCATCAGGACCTGGAGAAAATCGACCAGAAGGACTTGATGCACAAGGTGAAGACTGAGCTGTGA
- the GRPEL2 gene encoding grpE protein homolog 2, mitochondrial, which translates to MAAGSLRRFGTVLGAPRRGSLYFRGSPCVFSTAAQQRSTGDECGPEDPHDEPKHPLSDCALEHKAIKLEEQVRDLTERYRKALADSENVRRRTQKFVEDAKLFGIQSFCRDLVEVADILEKTTESAAEEAEPSNPSPTLKKIYEGLSLIEAKLQSVFAKHGLQKMNPVGGRYDPYDHEIVCHVPAEGLQPGTIALVTQDGYKLHGRTIRHALVGVAVESQE; encoded by the exons ATGGCCGCCGGGTCCCTGCGGCGCTTCGGGACCGTCCTCGGCGCTCCGCGGCGCGGCAG TTTGTATTTCAGGGGGTCCCCATGTGTTTTCAgcactgcagctcagcagagaagTACAGGAGACGAGTGTGGCCCAGAAGATCCCCATGATGAGCCCAAGCATCCCCTTTCTGACTGTGCCTTAGAGCACAAAGCCATCAAACTGGAAGAACAAGTCCGGGATTTAACT GAGCGATACCGGAAAGCTTTGGCAGATTCTGAGAATGTCCGGAGGAGAACGCAGAAGTTTGTGGAAGATGCCAAGCTCTTCG GGATCCAGAGTTTCTGCAGGGACCTTGTGGAGGTAGCAGATATCTTGGAGAAGACCACCGAGAGTGCCGCAGAAGAAGCGGAACCCAGTAACCCGAGTCCGACCCTGAAGAAAATCTATGAAGGCCTCTCTCTCATAGAGGCCAAATTGCAAAGTGTATTTGCCAAACATGGCCTTCAGAAGATGAACCCTGTTGGTGGCAGATATGATCCGTATGACCACGAAATAGTCTGCCACGTGCCAGCTGAGGGCTTGCAGCCGGGCACGATAGCGCTGGTGACTCAGGATGGCTACAAACTCCACGGTCGCACTATCAGACACGCGCTCGTTGGCGTGGCGGTGGAGTCACAGGAATGA
- the AFAP1L1 gene encoding actin filament-associated protein 1-like 1 isoform X2: MDRLSVLDQLLPELSVLLKLLDHEYLSATTQEKKLAVSTILQKLQPPAGKDVDYMYVNTASLSNGTSFVESLFEEFDCDLRDLQDMQEEEGDTSDGVGLEVARSQTAKTVPVDPAPPLPTTPPPEDYYEEALPLGPGKSPEYITSRNSSSPPNSIEDGYYEDADSNYPVTRMNGEQKNSYNDSDAMSSSYESYDEEEEEGKGQQLTHQWPSEEASMNLVKDCRICAFLLRKKRFGQWAKQLTIIRDSKLLCYKSSKDRQPHTEVPLGTCNVIYVPKDGRRKKHELRFSLPGAEALVLAVQSKEQAEEWLKVIKEASSPAAGGMEAPTSPAMPCKMDLDKRLSQEKHASDSDSVAMGETGSSAARREPGEHGKGKKSGLADLKGSMSRAAGKKITRIISFSKKKPSPEDTQTSSTEEDIPCCGHLGVLVNQCWKERWCRLMGNTLYFHKDRTDLRTHVNAIILRGCEVVPGLGPKHPFAFRILRNGQEVAALEASCSEDLGRWLGLLLVETGSQTAPEALHYDYVDVETIANIVTAVRHSYLWASSSQDHRPDSSRVVYDDVPYEKVQAEEEPGRPAGAQVKRHASSCSEKSRRVDPQVKVKRHASNANQYRYGKNRAEEDARRFLTEKEKLEKEKASIRSELVLLRKEKRELREAMKGSAGTKLQDLEQQVAVLEEQCREKEERRVDLELKLTEVKERLKQSLAGGPALGLAMTSKAENGEATNKPNGSPPDHLIPVNCAAELRKRSPSILPANTGNVLRKAKEWEKKQT; this comes from the exons TGCTGGACCAGCTCCTGCCAGAGCTCAGCGTCTTGCTCAAGCTGCTGGACCACGAGTACCTGAGCGCCACCACGCAGGAGAAGAAGCTGGCCGTCTCCACCAtcctgcagaagctgcagccacctgcag GGAAGGACGTGGACTACATGTACGTCAACACAGCGTCCCTGAGCAATGGCACCAGCTTCGTGGAGTCTCTCTTTGAGGAGTTTG ACTGTGACCTGCGGGATCTCCAGGAcatgcaggaggaggagggggacacCAGCGATGGTGTTGGCTTGGAGGTGGCAAGGAGCCAGACGGCAAAAACT GTTCCTGTGGACCCTGCTCCGCCGCTGCCCACCACTCCCCCGCCTGAGGATTACTATGAGGAAGCCTTGCCCCTGGGTCCTGGCAAATCCCCAGAATACATCACCTCCCGTA ACAGCTCCAGCCCTCCCAACTCCATCGAGGATGGTTATTATGAGGATGCAGACAGCAACTACCCCGTCACCAGGATGAATGGGGAGCAAAAAAACTCTT ACAATGACTCGGATGCGATGAGCAGCTCTTACGAGTCGTatgacgaggaggaggaggaggggaagggccagcagctgaCACACCAGTGGCCCTCGGAGGAAGCCTCCATGAACCTGGTGAAGGATTGCAGGATTTGTGCTTTCCTGTTGCGCAAGAAGCGCTTTGGACAGTGGGCTAAGCAGCTCACCATCATACGGGACAGCAAACTGCTG TGCTACAAAAGCTCCAAAGACCGGCAGCCACACACGGAGGTGCCCCTGGGGACCTGCAACGTCATCTACGTCCCCAAGGACGGGCGGCGCAAGAAGCACGAGCTGCGGTTCTCGCTGCCGGGAGCCGAAGCGCTGGTGCTGGCCGTGCAGAGCAAGGAGCAGgctgaggagtggctgaag GTGATAAAGGAAGCCAGCAGTCCGGCAGCGGGCGGGATGGAAGCCCCCACCTCCCCAGCGATGCCATGCAAGATGGACCTGGATAAG CGGCTGTCACAGGAGAAGCACGCTTCGGACTCGGACAGTGTGGCGATGGGTGAGACCGGCTCCTCGGCGGCCCGCAGAGAGCCCGGCGAGCATG ggaaaggcaaaaagagCGGCTTGGCTGACCTGAAGGGCTCGATGAGCCGGGCGGCAGGGAAGAAGATCACCAGGATCATCAGCTTCTCCAAGAAGAAGCCTTCCCCCGAGGACACGCAGACCTCGTCCACCGAGGAGGACATCCCGTGCTGCG GCCACCTCGGCGTCCTGGTTAACCAGTGCTGGAAGGAGCGCTGGTGTCGCCTGATGGGCAACACCCTCTACTTCCACAAGGACCGCACTGACCTGCGCACCCACGTGAATGCCATCATCCTCCGGGGCTGCGAGGtggtcccagggctgggccCCAAACACCCTTTCGCTTTCCGCATCCTTCGCAatgggcaggaggtggcagcgCTGGAG GCAAGCTGCTCCGAAGACCTGGGCCGCTGGCTGGGTCTCCTCTTGGTGGAGACGGGCTCTCAGACAGCACCAGAGGCCTTGCACTATGACTACGTGGACGTGGAGACGATCGCCAACATAGTGACAGCTGTGAGGCACTCCTACCT GTGGGCCAGCTCCTCCCAGGACCACCGGCCAGACTCTTCCCGTGTGGTGTACGATGACGTTCCCTACGAGAAGGTCCAG GCTGAGGAGGAGCCGGGGCGGCCGGCAGGAGCCCAGGTGAAGCGCCATGCCTCCTCCTGCAGCGAGAAGTCGCGGCGAGTGGACCCGCAAGTCAAAGTGAAGAGGCACGCATCGA ATGCCAACCAGTACAGGTATGGGAAGAACCGGGCTGAGGAGGACGCCAGGCGATTCCTGACAGAGaaggagaagctggagaaggagaaagcaTCAATCCGCAGTGAGCTGGTGTTGTTGCGGAAAGAGAAGCGAGAGCTACGGGAAGCCATGAAGGGCAGTGCAG GGACGAAGCTGCAGGACCTGGAGCAGCAGGTGGcggtgctggaggagcagtgCCGGGAGAAGGAGGAGCGTCGCGTGGACTTGGAGCTCAAGCTGACCGAAGTGAAGGAGCGGCTGAAGCAGTCGCTGGCAGGAgggccagccctggggctggctaTGACCAGCAAGGCTGAGAATGGG GAAGCTACAAACAAGCCAAACGGGAGCCCCCCTGATCACTTGATCCCCGTTAACTGCGCAGCTGAACTGAGGAAAAGAAGTCCCTCCATCCTCCCTGCCAACACGGGAAACGTGCTGCGGAAGGCCAAG GAATGGGAGAAGAAGCAGACTTAA
- the AFAP1L1 gene encoding actin filament-associated protein 1-like 1 isoform X1, with translation MDRLSVLDQLLPELSVLLKLLDHEYLSATTQEKKLAVSTILQKLQPPAGKDVDYMYVNTASLSNGTSFVESLFEEFDCDLRDLQDMQEEEGDTSDGVGLEVARSQTAKTVPVDPAPPLPTTPPPEDYYEEALPLGPGKSPEYITSRNSSSPPNSIEDGYYEDADSNYPVTRMNGEQKNSYNDSDAMSSSYESYDEEEEEGKGQQLTHQWPSEEASMNLVKDCRICAFLLRKKRFGQWAKQLTIIRDSKLLCYKSSKDRQPHTEVPLGTCNVIYVPKDGRRKKHELRFSLPGAEALVLAVQSKEQAEEWLKVIKEASSPAAGGMEAPTSPAMPCKMDLDKRLSQEKHASDSDSVAMGETGSSAARREPGEHGKGKKSGLADLKGSMSRAAGKKITRIISFSKKKPSPEDTQTSSTEEDIPCCGHLGVLVNQCWKERWCRLMGNTLYFHKDRTDLRTHVNAIILRGCEVVPGLGPKHPFAFRILRNGQEVAALEASCSEDLGRWLGLLLVETGSQTAPEALHYDYVDVETIANIVTAVRHSYLWASSSQDHRPDSSRVVYDDVPYEKVQASLPSPPQAEEEPGRPAGAQVKRHASSCSEKSRRVDPQVKVKRHASNANQYRYGKNRAEEDARRFLTEKEKLEKEKASIRSELVLLRKEKRELREAMKGSAGTKLQDLEQQVAVLEEQCREKEERRVDLELKLTEVKERLKQSLAGGPALGLAMTSKAENGEATNKPNGSPPDHLIPVNCAAELRKRSPSILPANTGNVLRKAKEWEKKQT, from the exons TGCTGGACCAGCTCCTGCCAGAGCTCAGCGTCTTGCTCAAGCTGCTGGACCACGAGTACCTGAGCGCCACCACGCAGGAGAAGAAGCTGGCCGTCTCCACCAtcctgcagaagctgcagccacctgcag GGAAGGACGTGGACTACATGTACGTCAACACAGCGTCCCTGAGCAATGGCACCAGCTTCGTGGAGTCTCTCTTTGAGGAGTTTG ACTGTGACCTGCGGGATCTCCAGGAcatgcaggaggaggagggggacacCAGCGATGGTGTTGGCTTGGAGGTGGCAAGGAGCCAGACGGCAAAAACT GTTCCTGTGGACCCTGCTCCGCCGCTGCCCACCACTCCCCCGCCTGAGGATTACTATGAGGAAGCCTTGCCCCTGGGTCCTGGCAAATCCCCAGAATACATCACCTCCCGTA ACAGCTCCAGCCCTCCCAACTCCATCGAGGATGGTTATTATGAGGATGCAGACAGCAACTACCCCGTCACCAGGATGAATGGGGAGCAAAAAAACTCTT ACAATGACTCGGATGCGATGAGCAGCTCTTACGAGTCGTatgacgaggaggaggaggaggggaagggccagcagctgaCACACCAGTGGCCCTCGGAGGAAGCCTCCATGAACCTGGTGAAGGATTGCAGGATTTGTGCTTTCCTGTTGCGCAAGAAGCGCTTTGGACAGTGGGCTAAGCAGCTCACCATCATACGGGACAGCAAACTGCTG TGCTACAAAAGCTCCAAAGACCGGCAGCCACACACGGAGGTGCCCCTGGGGACCTGCAACGTCATCTACGTCCCCAAGGACGGGCGGCGCAAGAAGCACGAGCTGCGGTTCTCGCTGCCGGGAGCCGAAGCGCTGGTGCTGGCCGTGCAGAGCAAGGAGCAGgctgaggagtggctgaag GTGATAAAGGAAGCCAGCAGTCCGGCAGCGGGCGGGATGGAAGCCCCCACCTCCCCAGCGATGCCATGCAAGATGGACCTGGATAAG CGGCTGTCACAGGAGAAGCACGCTTCGGACTCGGACAGTGTGGCGATGGGTGAGACCGGCTCCTCGGCGGCCCGCAGAGAGCCCGGCGAGCATG ggaaaggcaaaaagagCGGCTTGGCTGACCTGAAGGGCTCGATGAGCCGGGCGGCAGGGAAGAAGATCACCAGGATCATCAGCTTCTCCAAGAAGAAGCCTTCCCCCGAGGACACGCAGACCTCGTCCACCGAGGAGGACATCCCGTGCTGCG GCCACCTCGGCGTCCTGGTTAACCAGTGCTGGAAGGAGCGCTGGTGTCGCCTGATGGGCAACACCCTCTACTTCCACAAGGACCGCACTGACCTGCGCACCCACGTGAATGCCATCATCCTCCGGGGCTGCGAGGtggtcccagggctgggccCCAAACACCCTTTCGCTTTCCGCATCCTTCGCAatgggcaggaggtggcagcgCTGGAG GCAAGCTGCTCCGAAGACCTGGGCCGCTGGCTGGGTCTCCTCTTGGTGGAGACGGGCTCTCAGACAGCACCAGAGGCCTTGCACTATGACTACGTGGACGTGGAGACGATCGCCAACATAGTGACAGCTGTGAGGCACTCCTACCT GTGGGCCAGCTCCTCCCAGGACCACCGGCCAGACTCTTCCCGTGTGGTGTACGATGACGTTCCCTACGAGAAGGTCCAG GCCTCCCTCCCATCCCCGCCGCAGGCTGAGGAGGAGCCGGGGCGGCCGGCAGGAGCCCAGGTGAAGCGCCATGCCTCCTCCTGCAGCGAGAAGTCGCGGCGAGTGGACCCGCAAGTCAAAGTGAAGAGGCACGCATCGA ATGCCAACCAGTACAGGTATGGGAAGAACCGGGCTGAGGAGGACGCCAGGCGATTCCTGACAGAGaaggagaagctggagaaggagaaagcaTCAATCCGCAGTGAGCTGGTGTTGTTGCGGAAAGAGAAGCGAGAGCTACGGGAAGCCATGAAGGGCAGTGCAG GGACGAAGCTGCAGGACCTGGAGCAGCAGGTGGcggtgctggaggagcagtgCCGGGAGAAGGAGGAGCGTCGCGTGGACTTGGAGCTCAAGCTGACCGAAGTGAAGGAGCGGCTGAAGCAGTCGCTGGCAGGAgggccagccctggggctggctaTGACCAGCAAGGCTGAGAATGGG GAAGCTACAAACAAGCCAAACGGGAGCCCCCCTGATCACTTGATCCCCGTTAACTGCGCAGCTGAACTGAGGAAAAGAAGTCCCTCCATCCTCCCTGCCAACACGGGAAACGTGCTGCGGAAGGCCAAG GAATGGGAGAAGAAGCAGACTTAA